The following coding sequences are from one Capsicum annuum cultivar UCD-10X-F1 chromosome 3, UCD10Xv1.1, whole genome shotgun sequence window:
- the LOC107863775 gene encoding cationic amino acid transporter 8, vacuolar encodes MTISGHFQELQTPLNSSKKIVGGMTTPCTSTTMNSPKTHQPHKPYWRFSKQDFFPEPSFNNWSSYKNALSHIPTRLKNRLFARSTETSELVELKKESENEMKKCLTCWDLVWLGFGSVVGSGIFSITGQETRNNAGPAIILSYAISGLSALLSVFCYTEFAVDIPIAGGSFSFLRVELGDFVAFIAAANILLEAIVGAAGLGRSWSSYFASIIKNDPDFLRIKIVSFAEGFNLLDPLALVILALANGFAMTGTRRTSILNWLSSIVSAGVIVFIIVVGFIHGKTSNLVPFFPFGAGGVFRAAAVVYWSYTGFDMVANMAEETKKPSRDIPLGLVGSMSMISIVYCLMALALTMMVKYTEVDVNAAYSVAFEGIGMNWAKYLVGICALKGMTTSMLVGSMGQSRYTTQIARAHMIPPWFALVHPKTGTPIYATLLTTITSCILALFTSLDVLSSVFSFSTLTIFMLMAVALLVRRYYVTDVTPKYDLAKFLLCLFIVIGSSIGATVLWSTKEKGWIGYTVTGALWFLGTLGMALLPKQRLPKVWGVPLVPWVPSLSIGMNIFLIGSLGEAAFYRFIICSAVMLIYYVFVGVHATYDIAHPEKLDSIIEEGKENSNQVL; translated from the exons ATGACAATTTCAGGCCATTTTCAAGAACTCCAAACACCCTTAAATTCCTCCAAGAAAATTGTTGGAGGAATGACTACTCCTTGTACATCAACAACAATGAATTCGCCAAAAACCCATCAACCCCATAAGCCCTATTGGCGCTTTAGCAAGCAAGATTTCTTCCCTGAACCCTCTTTCAACAATTGGTCATCCTACAAGAATGCATTGTCCCATATCCCAACACGCCTCAAGAACCGTCTTTTTGCACGTTCAACAGAGACAAGTGAATTGGTTGAACTCAAGAAAGAAtcagaaaatgaaatgaaaaaatgtCTTACTTGTTGGGATCTTGTTTGGCTTGGCTTTGGTTCTGTCGTTGGTTCAG gTATTTTCAGTATTACTGGTCAAGAAACTAGGAATAATGCTGGCCCTGCTATAATCCTTTCATATGCAATATCTGGTCTTTCTGCTTTGCTTTCTGTGTTCTGTTATACAGAATTTGCTGTTGATATTCCTATAGCTGGTGGATCTTTTTCGTTTCTGAGAGTTGAGTTGGGTGATTTTGTTGCGTTTATAGCTGCTGCAAATATTCTTTTGGAGGCTATTGTTGGTGCTGCAGGGTTAGGACGTTCATGGTCATCGTATTTTGCTAGTATTATAAAGAATGATCCTGATTTTTTGAGAATCAAGATTGTTTCTTTTGCTGAAGGGTTTAATTTGTTGGATCCATTAGCTCTTGTGATTCTTGCACTTGCAAATGGGTTTGCTATGACTGGGACAAGGAGAACGTCAATTTTGAATTGGCTAAGTTCTATAGTAAGTGCTGGTgtgattgtttttattattgttgtaggGTTTATTCATGGGAAGACGTCGAATTTGGTGCCTTTTTTCCCTTTTGGTGCTGGAGGGGTATTTAGAGCTGCAGCAGTTGTGTATTGGTCATATACAGGTTTTGATATGGTTGCTAATATGGCCGAGGAAACTAAGAAGCCGTCGAGGGATATACCATTAGGTTTGGTTGGTTCAATGTCTATGATCTCGATTGTTTATTGTTTGATGGCGTTGGCGTTGACCATGATGGTTAAGTACACTGAAGTGGATGTTAATGCAGCCTATTCAGTTGCATTTGAGGGTATTGGTATGAATTGGGCTAAGTATTTGGTGGGGATTTGTGCACTTAAGGGAATGACTACGAGTATGCTTGTTGGGTCAATGGGACAATCTCGATACACAACTCAGATTGCAAGAGCACATATGATTCCCCCGTGGTTTGCTTTGGTTCACCCGAAAACTGGAACACCAATTTATGCTACTCTCTTGACAACTATAACTAGCTGCATTCTTGCGTTGTTCACGAGCTTGGATGTCTTGTCAAGTGTATTCTCATTTAGTACACTTACCATTTTCATGCTTATGGCTGTTGCATTGCTTGTTAGGCGATACTACGTTACAGATGTTACTCCGAAGTATGATTTGGCTAAATTCCTTCTGTGCTTATTCATTGTAATTGGTTCATCAATCGGGGCAACAGTTCTTTGGAGTACTAAAGAAAAAGGTTGGATTGGGTATACTGTGACTGGCGCTTTGTGGTTTTTGGGCACTTTAGGGATGGCGCTACTTCCAAAACAAAGACTTCCTAAAGTTTGGGGTGTACCTCTTGTGCCATGGGTACCATCATTGTCAATTGGGATGAATATATTCTTGATAGGTTCTTTGGGTGAAGCGGCATTTTATCGGTTCATTATATGCAGTGCTGTAATGCTGATTTACTATGTATTTGTTGGTGTCCATGCAACATATGATATAGCTCATCCCGAGAAACTGGATTCCATTATTGAAGAGGGAAAAGAAAATTCCAATCAAGTGTTGTAG